CGTGACGGCGGGCAAATAGCAGTGATCAATACGCACCTGGATGCTCCTCGAGCAAACGATGACACCTTGCAGCGCCAAGTGCAGGCCGTCAGTCAATGGCTCGATACCCTTGAGAGTCGAGGCACGCCGTGGTTGATCGGCGGTGATTTCAATTTATTGCCACTGGGCCAGTACCAACGGCTGGCACCGGCAATGCGCGGTGAATATTCGCAAGACAGCGAGTTGCATGAGTTGTGGGACAAATACCCGATGATCCCCACCAATGCCGAATCCGGCGGTATAGATCGCAGGCAGTGGCTGACCCATTTCCCCAACGACCCACGGATCGATGGACCGGACAGGACTGTCGATTACTTCTTCTACAGCCCGCGAATTAAAAGGGTTGAGGCGCAAGTGAGAGGAGAAGACACGTTGTTGATTTCGAATCACTTGCCCGTGATTGCCAGGTTCTTGTTGCCGGTGTTGCCCTGATCCCTCCTACAGATAAGTGTCATTATCTTTACTTGCGCGGCTTTATCCGCGCTGTCGGCTCCGCTACCAGTGGATCATCCGGCCAGTAATGTTTCGGATAACGCCCTTTTAAATCCTTCTTCACCTCGGCATAGGTACTGCGCCAGAAGTTCGCCAGATCTTGCGTCACTTGCACCGGGCGGCGGGCCGGGGACAGCAGGTGCAGTTTGATGATCTGCCGGCCACCGGCAATGCGCGGGGTGTCGGCCAAACCGAACAATTCTTGCAGACGCACGGCCAAAATCGGCGGGTGCTCACTGTAATCCAAGCGCACTGATGACCCTGACGGCACGCTCAAATGGTGCGGCGCCAGTTCGTCCAAACGTTGCGGCAATGGCCACGGCAAGACGTTATGCAGAATCGACGACAGGTCCAGAGTGCCAAAATGAGCAAGCCGCGACACTTTGCCTAAATAAGGCATCAACCAGGTTTCCAGACTCGCCAGCAATGCCGCATCACGCACGTCGGGCCATTCGCTGTCGGGCTGTTTTTCCAGATCAAGTTGACGTAACAACGCGACCCGCGCCTGCCACTGGCGCAGTTCGGGTGTCCAGGGCAACAGTTCCAAACCCTTGCGCCGGACCAAGGCCAACAACGCTTGGCTGCGTGCAGACTCATCCAGACCGGTAAGCGGTTCACGACTGAGTATCAACTCGCCAACCTTGCGTTGACGCTCAGCACGAAACACGCCTTCACGCTCGTCCCACTCAAGATGATCGACCGCCGCGACTTGCTCGGCCAATACCGAATCAAACAGCGCCGGGTCAAACTCGGCGGCCATGTAGATGCGCTCTTCCCGCTGCCCTTGGCGACTGCCCAAATCAGCGACCACCAGCCACGGTTGCTTCATCAAGGCATCGGCTTCGGAGAACAGCGCTGCACGGCCGTTGGCCAGTCGGTACTCCGCCCCACCAGCACGCCGCTGTTGCGCAACGCGATCGGGGTAAGCAAACGCCAGCAGCGCACCGGGCCAGCGTGGGTGATCAGGATCATTGACCAAGGTGCTGGTCACGCCACGCTGTTTTTGTAGGAGACCTTGGTATTGCCGCGACAGTTGCTTCGCACGCTGCACGCCGCCTTGCGCGCCTCGGGCTGCGCGCTCAGTACCCGCTAACAAGGTCAGACGACTGTGCAGATCGGCGCCAGCGCCACGCAAAATATCGCGTTCGCCTAACAACGCCGCCACGTCACACGCCAGCTCACCAAGGCCCAGCGCCTGACCGCGCAACACCAAATGCGCAATCCGGGGATGTGCCGGAAGTTCGGCCATGGCTTGACCGTGGCTTGTAAGTTTCCAGTCTTCGCCCGGTTTCTGGCTCAGGCCACCTAACCGACCGAGCAAATCCTGGGCTTGGGAATACGCGGCGGCAGGCGGCAGATCAAGCCACACCAATTGAGCCGGGGTCACACCCCAGCGCGACAGTTGCAGCGCGAGTCCGGCCAAATCCGCCTGCAGAATTTCCGCCGTGCCATACGCCGCCAATTGATCATGCTGGGCCTCAGACCACAGCCGATAACACACACCCGGTTCCAGTCGCCCGGCCCGACCGGCACGCTGGGTGGCACTGGCGCGTGAGATACGCTGAGTATCGAGGCGGGTCATGCCGCTGCCGGGATCAAAGCGCGGCACTCGCGCCAACCCGGCATCAATCACCACTCGCACACCATCGATGGTCAAACTGGTCTCGGCGATGTTGGTCGCCAGCACCACTTTGCGCACACCCCTTGGCGCAGGCTCGATGGCCGCACGCTGGGCATTCAGGTCCAGCTCGCCGTGCAGCGGGCAGAGCATGATGTCGTGACGCTCACCCAAGGCTTCGGCCAACTGTTGGTTAACCCGACGAATCTCGGCTTGCCCCGGCAGAAACACCAGAACGCTGCCAGACTCATTTCCGAGGGCATCCAGCACGGCCTGCACCACCCGTGGCTCGATGAACTCACCAGGCTGAAACGCACGCCCCCAGTTCATAGCCACCGGAAACATACGCCCATCGCTGCGAATCACCGGCGCGTCGTCGAGCAGGCTGGACAAGCGTTCGCCTTCCAGCGTGGCGGACATTAACAGGATCTTCAGCGGCTGCTCATCTCGAAATAATCCGCGACCATTGAGGCTAAGCGCCAAGGCCAAGTCGGCATCGAGACTGCGCTCGTGGAATTCATCGAAAATCAACAGACCCACACCTTCCAGCGCCGGGTCGTCCTGCAAGCGACGAGTGAGAATGCCTTCGGTGACCACTTCAATCCGGGTAGTCGGGCCGACTCTGCTTTCCAAGCGGATACGATAACCGACGGTTTCCCCGACCTTCTCGCCCAACTCACTCGCCAACCGCTCAGCCGCCGCCCGCGCCGCCAACCGACGCGGCTCAAGCATCAAAATGGTTTGCCCGGCGAGCCACGGCTCGTTCAGCAATGCCAACGGCACACGAGTGGTTTTACCGGCCCCGGGCGGCGCTTCGAGTACCGCTTCATGGCGTATAGACAAAGCTTCGCGCAGGGCGGGGAGGACAGCATCAATGGGCAGGGAAATCATGGCGGCTCCGGGGCAGGCCGGGGAGTATAGCGGTGAACGTTATAGGCCCGTCAAAGCCACTGATGAGTGTGTCCTATTCTTGCCCGAAGAGCATGCGTCAGCCTGACACCATTCGAACTCGCTTGAATAAAGGGCGAGATTTGCGCACCCGCTGCTTCCATCACGAACCTCTTTTGTGGCGGCCACTTTTTGGGCTGCATCGGGACATTTCGAAAGTCATCAAATGGATTGATCCATCCGTGCATGCTTGGCTCAAGAGTCACGACAGAGTGCCTGACACGCTGTCCGACTGGGGAAAATGGAAGCAGCACCCGAGCCCACGCAGCCTGTCGAATGATCTAATAGGTAAAGAAAGCAGTTGGCACACTGCGTTGCCATCGTTGCTCTAAAGGCCGATGACTGCCGCTGATACAGCCACACCCCCATCACCCAATCGCACGAAGCACCACACCAATAGTCTTAGCTACGAAGCATTTGCCTTGTATAGTTGCGCCTTTCTTTCAGGAGATCCTCATGCGCATACCCTCCCGTTTCATCGGCGGCGTCTTGGTCGCCGCACTGCTGACTCAAATGACCGCTTGCGGCAGTATTTTTTACCCTGATCGTCGCGGGCAGATTGACGGTAAGGTCGACCCCTTGATTATCGGTCTCGACGCCATCGGCCTGTTGTTCTACATCATTCCTGGAATAATCGCGTTTGCGGTGGACTTCACCACGGGCGCGATTTACCTCCCCGCTGGCAAGACTGCTCAGATCAATCCGGAAAAACTGCGCCCGGCGATCAAGGCTGACGGTACTGTCGATAACAGCAAGTTGCAGGCCATCCTCGAAACCGAACTAGGCCGCAGCCTGCCGCTCGATGATCCCCGCCTGATCCAGCACCGAGGCAGCGCGCAACAACTGGCCATGCTTGGCTTGAAGCCCGCCGCCTGATTATGGAAACCGTTATGACCGTCAGCACAGAACACGAACGCCTGTTGCGTCTGGCAACACGAGCGTCGCTGGCGGTGGCCGCCATTTTGATCGTTGCCAAAGGTATAGCCTGGTGGTTTAGCGGTTCGGTCAGTCTGCTTGCAGGCTTGACCGACTCGGCGCTGGACGGTGCCGCGTCGTTCCTTAACTTGCTCGCGGTGCATTACGCACTGCGTCCCGCCGATGATGATCACCGTTATGGGCATGGCAAAGCTGAGGCGCTGTCTGGCATCGCGCAGTCGTTGTTTATCGGCGTAAGTGCGGTATTGATTGCATATCAGGCCATTGAGCGCATGTTGCACCCGAGCCCATTGGGCGCGCCGGGGTTGGGCATCGCGGTGATGGTGTTGTCGATTGCGCTCACCGTGGCGCTGTTGATGCTGCAGCACAAAGTCATTCGCGAAACCGGCTCGACCGCTATTCGCGCCGACTCGCTGCATTACCGATCCGATCTGTTACTCAACGCCAGTATTTTGGTCGCGCTGATCCTCGCGTTAGTCGGCTTCCAGCAACTGGACGCGTATTTTGGTTTGGCGATTGCGGTGTACATCCTTTGGAGTTCGGTCCAGATCGCGCGGGAAACTGTTTCCGTGCTAATGGATGAAGAACTGCCGCCAGAGATTAGCCTGCACATGCTGAGCTTGGCGCGCGGTGTGCCTGGTGTACTCGGAGCGCATGATTTGCGCACACGGATATCAGGCAACCACTGGTTCGTTCAGTTGCATCTGGAACTACCGGGGCATTTGACGCTGTCGGTTGCTCACACTTTATGTGATCACGTGGCCGATGCTATCGAGGGCGAGTACCCAAAAGCGGAAGTACTGGTACACGCCGACCCTCGAGACGTCTTACTACAACCAGCCGTCATTTAACAGCTGGTTTGTTCACGCTACAGCTAGTTGACGCTATAGCCACGTCCTGCCAAACAGCCTGCCATTGCTCGTCGGTAAACATCAACGACCTGAGGCGAGGGTGCATAGGTCGCAACTTGCGGATCAAAGCCGCTCTGGTTGACGCCAAACAGGTGGCAGTCATACATATCTTGCTGTTGCTGCTCCTGGCTCTGACCGTTGACCGGGTAAGCGACCGGGTCATAGCTGTACGTAGACGCCTCTCGTGGCGGTTGAGCGTCCGGGGTGTAGATTGGCTCAACATTTTGTGGCGGCTCGGAAACCACATAGTCTTGAGTGTCAGGTTGGTACAAGTAATAAGTGCCTGCCGCAACGAAAAAAAGCGTACTGCCCAGCCAGACTTCCTGCGAATACGACGGCAAGTCGTGGACACGAACGCCCCGTGGGGGCTCAACAATCACGTAGCGTGGGCCTTGCGGGCGATACCAGTAGCCGCCGGAATAGAAGTAGTCCTGACCGTGCCAGCCAATCCGTGAATGGTCATCTGGCATCCTATTGATCACATAACCTGGGCGATACTGCGGGCCTGGGCCCCAGCCATCACCATGTCCGTCCGGCCGACCATGCCAATGATCATTGCCCGGACGACCGTCGCCACCACCGAGCCGCGGAGGAGATCCGCCGCCCTGCCAGTGTTCATTTGAGTTGCTCTCACGATGGTCCTGGAAGTCCCCACGGCGAGAGGACTGAGATTGGCGCGCTTCTTCGGGACGACCCTGGATTGGCAAACGTACCGGCTCAGGCTGACGTTGCTGCTGGCGCTGTTGCTGTTGTACCTGCTGCTGACGTTGCTGATCCTGCTGCTGGCGCTGTTGCTGTTGCACCTGCTGCTGGCGTTGCTGATCCTGCTGCTGGCGCTGTTGCTGTTGCACCTGCTGCTGACGTTGCTGGTCTTGTTGCTGGCGCTGTTGCTGTTGCACCTGCTGCTGACGTTGCTGGTCTTGTTGCTGATGCTGCAACTGCTCTTGGTGCTCTTGGTGCTGTTGTTGCTGTTGCTGCACTTGATGTTGCTGTTGCTGCATCTGCTGTTGCTGTTGCTGCACCTGCTGATGTTGTTGTTGCTCTTGCTGATGCTGCTGGCCACTCTGAGGACGGCCAGCGGAATGCTCATGATTATCACCTTGACCATCATTCGGACTCTCTGCCAGCGCCGGAGTGCTAGTACCCAAACACATCAAAACAACACCTGCTAAATGCCAGATGCACGATTTCATGCTTTCCTCACAG
The nucleotide sequence above comes from Pseudomonas sp. AB6. Encoded proteins:
- a CDS encoding cation diffusion facilitator family transporter — translated: MTVSTEHERLLRLATRASLAVAAILIVAKGIAWWFSGSVSLLAGLTDSALDGAASFLNLLAVHYALRPADDDHRYGHGKAEALSGIAQSLFIGVSAVLIAYQAIERMLHPSPLGAPGLGIAVMVLSIALTVALLMLQHKVIRETGSTAIRADSLHYRSDLLLNASILVALILALVGFQQLDAYFGLAIAVYILWSSVQIARETVSVLMDEELPPEISLHMLSLARGVPGVLGAHDLRTRISGNHWFVQLHLELPGHLTLSVAHTLCDHVADAIEGEYPKAEVLVHADPRDVLLQPAVI
- a CDS encoding polyribonucleotide nucleotidyltransferase → MRIPSRFIGGVLVAALLTQMTACGSIFYPDRRGQIDGKVDPLIIGLDAIGLLFYIIPGIIAFAVDFTTGAIYLPAGKTAQINPEKLRPAIKADGTVDNSKLQAILETELGRSLPLDDPRLIQHRGSAQQLAMLGLKPAA
- a CDS encoding DUF6515 family protein; this translates as MPIQGRPEEARQSQSSRRGDFQDHRESNSNEHWQGGGSPPRLGGGDGRPGNDHWHGRPDGHGDGWGPGPQYRPGYVINRMPDDHSRIGWHGQDYFYSGGYWYRPQGPRYVIVEPPRGVRVHDLPSYSQEVWLGSTLFFVAAGTYYLYQPDTQDYVVSEPPQNVEPIYTPDAQPPREASTYSYDPVAYPVNGQSQEQQQQDMYDCHLFGVNQSGFDPQVATYAPSPQVVDVYRRAMAGCLAGRGYSVN
- the hrpB gene encoding ATP-dependent helicase HrpB; protein product: MISLPIDAVLPALREALSIRHEAVLEAPPGAGKTTRVPLALLNEPWLAGQTILMLEPRRLAARAAAERLASELGEKVGETVGYRIRLESRVGPTTRIEVVTEGILTRRLQDDPALEGVGLLIFDEFHERSLDADLALALSLNGRGLFRDEQPLKILLMSATLEGERLSSLLDDAPVIRSDGRMFPVAMNWGRAFQPGEFIEPRVVQAVLDALGNESGSVLVFLPGQAEIRRVNQQLAEALGERHDIMLCPLHGELDLNAQRAAIEPAPRGVRKVVLATNIAETSLTIDGVRVVIDAGLARVPRFDPGSGMTRLDTQRISRASATQRAGRAGRLEPGVCYRLWSEAQHDQLAAYGTAEILQADLAGLALQLSRWGVTPAQLVWLDLPPAAAYSQAQDLLGRLGGLSQKPGEDWKLTSHGQAMAELPAHPRIAHLVLRGQALGLGELACDVAALLGERDILRGAGADLHSRLTLLAGTERAARGAQGGVQRAKQLSRQYQGLLQKQRGVTSTLVNDPDHPRWPGALLAFAYPDRVAQQRRAGGAEYRLANGRAALFSEADALMKQPWLVVADLGSRQGQREERIYMAAEFDPALFDSVLAEQVAAVDHLEWDEREGVFRAERQRKVGELILSREPLTGLDESARSQALLALVRRKGLELLPWTPELRQWQARVALLRQLDLEKQPDSEWPDVRDAALLASLETWLMPYLGKVSRLAHFGTLDLSSILHNVLPWPLPQRLDELAPHHLSVPSGSSVRLDYSEHPPILAVRLQELFGLADTPRIAGGRQIIKLHLLSPARRPVQVTQDLANFWRSTYAEVKKDLKGRYPKHYWPDDPLVAEPTARIKPRK